Proteins encoded within one genomic window of Vespula vulgaris chromosome 16, iyVesVulg1.1, whole genome shotgun sequence:
- the LOC127069824 gene encoding inositol hexakisphosphate and diphosphoinositol-pentakisphosphate kinase isoform X12, which yields MSYTELEHGYQGLRSASRPIFYVGDINSVQSNLIGPVASSIYRSSKRAELSEGCGNDDACMGGTELEGEGKQVLVGICAMAKKSQSKPMKEILTRLEEFEYIKIVVFPEEVILKESVEDWPIVDCLISFHSKGFPLDKAINYADLRNPFIINNLPMQYDIQDRRRVYAILESEGIEIPRYAVLDRDSADPKQPISDHELVESEDHVEVNGVIFNKPFVEKPVSAEDHNIYIYYPTSAGGGSQRLFRKIGSRSSVYSPESRVRKTGSYIYEDFMPTDGTDVKVYTVGPDYAHAEARKSPALDGKVERDSEGKEIRYPVILSNAEKLISRKVCLAFKQTVCGFDLLRANGQSFVCDVNGFSFVKNSNKYYDDCAKILGNMILRELAPTLHIPWSVPFQLDDPPIVPTTFGKMMELRCVVAVIRHGDRTPKQKMKVEVRHPKFFEIFAKYDGYKHGHVKLKRPKQLQEILDTARSLLAEIQHRAAGPELEEKQGKLEQLKSVLEMYGHFSGINRKVQMKYQPRGRPRGSSSDDGNNHNRLGEPSLVLILKWGGELTPAGRIQAEELGRIFRCMYPGGQGRHLSGEYAGAQGLGLLRLHSTFRHDLKIYASDEGRVQMTAAAFAKGLLALEGELTPILVQMVKSANTNGLLDNDCDSSKYQNMVKTRLHELLQQDREFTREDREQINPGNALSINAAMDFVKNPVRCCQHVHALIQKLMDIVRIKKDDPKTKDAILYHGETWELMGRRWGKIEKDFCTKNKRFDISKIPDIYDCIKYDLQHNNHTLQFDHAEELYIYAKYLADIVIPQEYGLTVQEKLTIGQGICTPLLKKIRADLQRNIEESGEETVNRLNPRYSHGVSSPGRHVRTRLYFTSESHVHSLLTVLRYGGLLDVVKDEQWRRAMEYVSMVSELNYMSQIVVMLYEDPTKDPSSEERFHVELHFSPGVNCCVQKNLPPGPGFRPHSRNESSHNMGESGGSGQDSVSQCSTRIEEEDTELSILEDEIINPPVQAETSPTVGHDVVDSTLDSPTTSRGIDMMDLDPNMMDEPYDSGFLQSSAPIPIRHVMRINARTVAGHEAARLGSQLAASQRQRREREASVMVEPRARSYDHQHQEKAEKAADKLQYQSLDAVNKEEHSNYYKNTLNVPVYLGQPIALPHSVSSPELPIPLVQTSTPFSPPLITVHDIPLASPINYNSKKNTSAPSPPKDLLASDLDSYHLSSVNQEQLKNKKTYGGFHTEIILPNIKVDGESNDFDPMSESLSMVNSSSLSLSSHNNLCPIGTTISTVNVANPVENTNNSKRSRSLSPCPTRCLCYNCNVSELILQSRDLPPLERSNFRTYFVRSLSHKFFNCSCYTLANIWQNLSPNLSQCSSCCDIVSSTDSLAQNRGQFLNPSCSLVHLASHSNHKIYKKHYLIPISPEKQISGSQSPIESPSKCNCIFSQRHYLRRDSHGTDLSMLNEAKSASTEEPISHVLRRSNSCPNIITRFNLELVVSHSDPHSYLGNDSSSISSCPQNRRRYSCSDTKKQNVSQHLTDNGILHGHVHSNNSHYHESSHCKSNNHQPKCPRAPFSQLQPQRSFSSPDTRPSIIQPDPTCTARRHRHSISGQMSYFKLLGYNVSKKLTGSTNSLFSTAVISGSSSAPNLKDMIPPHAMIPPHVAAIEGFGGVPPIRPLETLHNALSLRQLDSFLEMMTSAPLFRTPASSPPKYPSPGGSVNPNLNVGGISREYQSSDLEAVRYCKKLNKVPLYITPTPIQYKSCGDGDTCDIRNQPSPTSPNSTGWSSEPQSFLSSEPSSPAPTSTGECSMSISLISNDGAPSYSGAPKFPTTPGLDLDFNDFCMNIDQENHEGRGSVSYTDYYSNEDGQIRKGPSYTSTTQKTVVSSDDLPIDTVDDDEEHTLTLRQTEAQKKQDVKLLFEQVENPNATKSTVGYKKIGRFRVESMEISDDDVRIKEPSSVCSSSDKNKLLTLQKMETTNVERGPTHRSKETRHKRKNFSRSQSVSTPKTFVAKSDTNFSFKSVKSKESFSAMTDKDLEKWKLSKTKSDPSTSCTETQKEPILTMASSLTDSPSVTIGFDIQDEKNE from the exons GCCGAACTGTCAGAAGGGTGTGGTAATGATGATGCGTGTATGGGGGGTACTGAACTTGAAGGAGAAGGGAAACAAGTTCTGGTTGGAATATGTGCAATGGCTAAAAAATCGCAGAGTAAAccgatgaaagaaattttaacacGACTTGAagaatttgaatatattaagATTGTTGTATTCCCAGAAGAAgttattttaaaa GAATCAGTAGAAGATTGGCCTATAGTTGATTGTTTAATAAGTTTTCATAGCAAAGGATTTCCTCTTGATAAAGCTATTAATTATGCTGATCTTCGAAATcctttcataattaataatcttccAATGCAATATGACATTcaa gaTCGTAGAAGAGTCTATGCTATACTAGAAAGTGAGGGTATAGAAATTCCACGGTATGCTGTATTAGATAGGGATTCTGCTGATCCAAAAC AACCCATTTCAGATCACGAGTTAGTTGAATCCGAGGATCATGTTGAAGTCAATGGGGTTATTTTTAACAAACCATTCGTGGAGAAGCCTGTATCTGCTGAAGAtcataacatttatatttattacccAACATCTGCTGGTGGAGGTAGTCAAAGATTATTTagaaaa aTAGGAAGCCGTAGTAGTGTATACTCTCCAGAATCTCGAGTTCGGAAAACAGGCTCTTATATTTATGAAGATTTTATGCCCACTGATGGTACAGATGTAAAAGTATATACTGTAGGTCCTGATTATGCACATGCAGAAGCTAGAAAAAGTCCAGCATTAGATGGTAAAGTTGAAAGAGATTCAGAAGGCAAAGAAATTCGTTATCCTGTTATATTGAGTAAtgctgaaaaattaataagtagAAAAGTTTGTTTGGCCTTTAAACAAACAGTTTGTGGTTTCGATTTATTAAG AGCAAATGGACAGTCATTTGTTTGTGATGTTAATGGATTTAGCTTCGTAAAAAATtccaataaatattatgatgATTGTgcgaagatattgggaaatatgATATTAAGAGAATTAGCACCAACTTTACATATTCCATGGAGTGTACCATTTCAGTTAGATGATCCACCTATAGTACCAACTACGTTTGGCAAAat GATGGAACTACGTTGCGTTGTGGCGGTCATAAGGCATGGTGATAGAACACCAAAGCAGAAGATGAAAGTAGAAGTTCGTCATCCTAA GTTTTTCGAGATATTTGCAAAATATGATGGTTACAAACATGGTCATGTAAAATTGAAGCGACCGAAACAATTACAAGAAATATTAGATACCGCACGTAGTTTGTTAGCAGAAATACAGCATCGTGCAGCAGGTCCTGaattagaagaaaagcaaGGGAAATTAGAACAGTTAAAAAGTGTACTAGAAAT GTATGGTCATTTTTCTGGTATAAATCGTAAAGTACAAATGAAGTATCAACCACGTGGGAGACCGAGGGGAAGTTCTTCCGACGATGGTAACAATCATA atcGACTGGGAGAACCATCTCTTGTTCTAATACTTAAATGGGGCGGCGAATTAACACCAGCTGGACGTATTCAAGCCGAAGAATTAGGAAGAATATTTCGTTGCATGTATCCTGGTGGTCAAGGTAGACACCTTAGTG GTGAATATGCTGGAGCTCAAGGACTAGGTTTACTTCGTCTTCATTCTACATTTCGTCATGATTTAAAGATATATGCAAGTGATGAAGGAAGAGTTCAAATGACTGCAGCTGCTTTTGCAAAGGGATTACTTGCATTAGAGGGTGAACTTACGCCAATTTTGGTGCAAATGGTTAAAAGTGCGAACACAAATGGACTTCTTGATAACGATTGTGATAGCAgcaaatatcaaaatat GGTTAAAACTCGTTTACACGAATTATTACAACAAGACAGAGAATTTACTCGTGAAGATCGAGAACAAATTAATCCAGGAAACGCATTAAGTATCAATGCAGCCAtggattttgttaaaaatccTGTTAGATGTTGTCAACATGTTCATGCACTGATTCAAAAACTTATGGATATCGTACGCATAAAAAAGGATGATCCAAAGACAAAAG acgCAATACTTTATCACGGAGAAACGTGGGAATTAATGGGACGTCGCTggggaaaaatagaaaaagatttttgtacgaagaacaaaagatttgatatatcaaaaattcCAGATATTTACGATTGCATTAAATATGACTTGCAGCATAATAATCATACCTTACAATTTGATCATGcagaagaattatatatttatgcgaAATATCTTGCAGATATTGTTATACCTCAg gaaTATGGATTAACTGTACAAGAAAAGCTTACAATAGGTCAAGGTATTTGTACGcctcttttaaaaaaaataagagcaGATTTACAGAGAAATATTGAAGAGTCTGGAGAAGAAACAGTTAATAGATTAAATCCAAG ATATTCCCATGGTGTTTCAAGTCCTGGTCGACACGTACGTACGAGACTATATTTTACAAGTGAAAGTCACGTACACTCTTTGCTTACCGTCTTGCGTTATGGTGGCTTGCTTGAT GTAGTAAAAGATGAACAATGGAGAAGAGCCATGGAGTATGTCAGTATGGTTTCTGAATTAAATTACATGTCACAAATTGTAGTTATGTTATATGAAGATCCAACTAAAGACCCTAGTTCAGAAGAACGATTTCACGTTGAACTACATTTTAGTCCTGGTGTTAATTGTTGCGTTCAAAAAAATTTACCACCTGGACCAGGATTTAGACCACATTCTCGTAACGAAAGTAGTCACAACATG GGAGAAAGTGGTGGTTCTGGACAAGATAGCGTGTCACAATGCAGTACACGtatagaagaggaagatacTGAATTAAGCATTCTAGAGGATGAGATAATAAATCCACCAGTACAAGCT gaAACTTCTCCTACTGTGGGACATGATGTCGTAGATTCAACGTTAGATAGTCCTACAACTAGTAGAGGTATCGATATGATGGATTTGGATCCTAATATGATGGACGAACCATATGATAGTGGATTTTTACAAAGTTCCGCACCTATTCCGATTAGGCATGTAATGCGTATCAA TGCAAGAACAGTCGCTGGTCACGAAGCCGCAAGACTTGGTAGTCAATTAGCAGCTAGTCAAAGACAGAGACGTGAAAGAGAAGCAAGTGTTATGGTGGAACCACGTGCTCGTAGCTATGATCATCAACATCAAGAAAAGGCTGAAAAGG CTGCGGACAAGCTGCAGTATCAGAGCTTGGACGCGGTCAACAAAGAAG aacattCAAATTACTATAAAAACACTTTGAATGTGCCTGTGTACCTGGGACAGCCTATAGCTTTACCACACTCAGTTAGCTCACCAGAATTACCTATTCCTTTGGTTCAAACTTCCACCCCATTTTCACCTCCTTTGATAACCGTACATGATATTCCTTTAGCTTCACCTATCaattataattcaaaaaaaaatacaagtgcACCATCTCCACCGAAAGATCTATTAGCGTCAGACCTCGATAGTTATCATCTCTCTTCTGTGAATCAGGAACAattgaaaaacaagaaaacataTGGAGGTTTCCATACAGAGATAATTCTACCTAATATTAAAGTGGATGGTGAGTCAAATGATTTTGATCCTATGTCAGAATCTCTGTCAATGgttaattcttcttctttatcactTTCTTCTCACAATAATTTATGTCCCATAGGAACAACAATTTCGACTGTCAATGTTGCAAATCCGGTTGAAAATACTAACAATTCTAAACGATCACGATCTTTATCACCTTGTCCTACGAGATGTCTTTGTTATAATTGTAACGTTTCTGAGTTGATTTTACAGAGCAGAGATCTTCCTCCTTTAGAACGTTCTAACTTTAGGACCTATTTTGTACGATCTCTTTCGCATAAATTCTTTAATTGTTCCTGTTATACGTTGGCTAATATATGGCAAAACTTATCGCCAAATCTTTCTCAATGTTCTTCTTGTTGCGACATAGTTTCTTCGACCGATAGCCTTGCACAAAATCGTGGTCAATTCCTAAATCCTTCGTGTTCTTTAGTCCATCTTGCATCTCATtctaatcataaaatatataaaaagcatTATTTAATTCCCATTTCACCAGAGAAACAAATATCTGGTTCGCAGTCTCCCATTGAATCACCATCCAAGTGTAATTGCATTTTTTCACAAAGACACTATCTAAGAAGAGATAGTCACGGCACGGATTTATCAATGTTGAATGAAGCGAAAAGTGCATCGACAGAGGAACCTATTTCTCATGTATTGAGAAGATCAAACTCATGtccaaatataataacaagatTTAATTTAGAACTTGTAGTATCTCATTCTGATCCTCATAGTTACCTTGGCAATGATAGTTCTTCCATATCCTCTTGTCCTCAGAATCGCAGGCGATATTCTTGTTCTgatacaaaaaaacaaaatgtctCACAGCACTTGACAGACAATGGTATTCTGCATGGTCATGTTCACAGTAACAATAGTCACTACCATGAATCCTCTCATTGCAAATCAAATAACCATCAGCCTAAGTGTCCACGTGCACCATTTTCCCAACTCCAGCCTCAACGATCCTTCTCATCCCCAGACACACGACCTTCGATCATTCAACCTGACCCTACCTGCACAGCAAGGCGCCACCGTCACAGTATCTCCGGACAGATGAGTTATTTCAAGCTGCTGGGATATAACGTTAGCAAGAAGTTGACCGGCTCAACAAACAGTCTCTTCAGTACTGCAGTAATCAGTGGATCTTCCAGTGCTCCGAATCTTAAAGATATGATTCCACCGCATGCTATGATTCCACCACATGTTGCtg CGATAGAAGGTTTTGGCGGCGTTCCTCCGATAAGACCATTGGAAACCCTTCATAATGCATTGTCTTTGCGTCAACTGGATTCATTTCTTGAAATGATGACAAGTGCACCTTTGTTTCGAACTCCTGCTTCTTCACCTCCAAAATATCCATCACCTGGGGGCTCAGTCAATCCAAATCTTAACGTAGGAGGCATTAGTCGCGAGTACCAATCTTCCGACTTGGAAGCCGTCAGGTACtgtaagaaattaaataaagtacCCTT GTATATAACACCAACTCCAATTCAATACAAATCTTGTGGCGATGGAGACACGTGTGACATCAGAAATCAGCCATCACCCACAAGTCCAAATA GTACAGGATGGAGTAGCGAACCACAATCATTTCTATCTTCCGAACCATCATCCCCTGCACCAACATCGACAGGAGAATGCAGTATGTCTATCAGTTTAATTAGTAATGATGG AGCACCATCATACAGTGGAGCCCCAAAGTTTCCCACAACTCCAGGTCTTGATCTtgatttcaatgatttttgtATGAATATAGATCAAGAGAATCACGAAGGTCGGGGTAGTGTTTCATATACAGATTATTATAGCAACGAAGACGGTCAAATCCGTAAAGGTCCATCTTATACAAGTACTACGCAAAAGACAGTAGTTTCATCGGACGATCTTCCTATCGATACAGTTGATGACGACGAAGAACATACATTAACGTTGCGTCAAACCGAAGCACAGAAAAAGCaagatgttaaattattattcgaacaaGTAGAAAATCCTAATGCGACAAAATCAACTGTtggttataaaaaaataggaag ATTTCGCGTTGAGAGTATGGAAATATCAGATGACGACGTTAGAATCAAAGAGCCTAGCAGTGTATGTTCATCTTCGGATAAGAATAAATTACTTACCTTGCAAAAAATGGAAACTACTAACGTAGAAAGAGGTCCAACTCACAGAAGTAAAGAGACCAGGcataaaaggaagaattttTCACGATCGCAAAGCGTGTCAACGCCAAAAACGTTTGTTGCTAAATCTGATACAAATTTTAGTTTTAAATCCGTCAAGTCTAAAGAAAGCTTCTCAGCAATGACAGATAAAGATTTGGAGAAATGGAAATTAAGCAAAACCAAGTCAGATCCTTCTACCTCATGTACAGAAACTCAGAAAGAACCGATATTAACTATGGCTAGCAGTTTAACAGATAGCCCTAGTGTAACTATTGGATTTGACATACAAGATGAAAAAAACGAATAG
- the LOC127069824 gene encoding inositol hexakisphosphate and diphosphoinositol-pentakisphosphate kinase 2 isoform X28, whose protein sequence is MSYTELEHGYQGLRSASRPIFYVGDINSVQSNLIGPVASSIYRSSKRAELSEGCGNDDACMGGTELEGEGKQVLVGICAMAKKSQSKPMKEILTRLEEFEYIKIVVFPEEVILKESVEDWPIVDCLISFHSKGFPLDKAINYADLRNPFIINNLPMQYDIQDRRRVYAILESEGIEIPRYAVLDRDSADPKQPISDHELVESEDHVEVNGVIFNKPFVEKPVSAEDHNIYIYYPTSAGGGSQRLFRKIGSRSSVYSPESRVRKTGSYIYEDFMPTDGTDVKVYTVGPDYAHAEARKSPALDGKVERDSEGKEIRYPVILSNAEKLISRKVCLAFKQTVCGFDLLRANGQSFVCDVNGFSFVKNSNKYYDDCAKILGNMILRELAPTLHIPWSVPFQLDDPPIVPTTFGKMMELRCVVAVIRHGDRTPKQKMKVEVRHPKFFEIFAKYDGYKHGHVKLKRPKQLQEILDTARSLLAEIQHRAAGPELEEKQGKLEQLKSVLEMYGHFSGINRKVQMKYQPRGRPRGSSSDDGNNHNRLGEPSLVLILKWGGELTPAGRIQAEELGRIFRCMYPGGQGRHLSEEDTEMLPNHGEYAGAQGLGLLRLHSTFRHDLKIYASDEGRVQMTAAAFAKGLLALEGELTPILVQMVKSANTNGLLDNDCDSSKYQNMVKTRLHELLQQDREFTREDREQINPGNALSINAAMDFVKNPVRCCQHVHALIQKLMDIVRIKKDDPKTKDAILYHGETWELMGRRWGKIEKDFCTKNKRFDISKIPDIYDCIKYDLQHNNHTLQFDHAEELYIYAKYLADIVIPQEYGLTVQEKLTIGQGICTPLLKKIRADLQRNIEESGEETVNRLNPRYSHGVSSPGRHVRTRLYFTSESHVHSLLTVLRYGGLLDVVKDEQWRRAMEYVSMVSELNYMSQIVVMLYEDPTKDPSSEERFHVELHFSPGVNCCVQKNLPPGPGFRPHSRNESSHNMGESGGSGQDSVSQCSTRIEEEDTELSILEDEIINPPVQAETSPTVGHDVVDSTLDSPTTSRGIDMMDLDPNMMDEPYDSGFLQSSAPIPIRHVMRINARTVAGHEAARLGSQLAASQRQRREREASVMVEPRARSYDHQHQEKAEKAADKLQYQSLDAVNKEARRHRHSISGQMSYFKLLGYNVSKKLTGSTNSLFSTAVISGSSSAPNLKDMIPPHAMIPPHVAAIEGFGGVPPIRPLETLHNALSLRQLDSFLEMMTSAPLFRTPASSPPKYPSPGGSVNPNLNVGGISREYQSSDLEAVRYCKKLNKVPLYITPTPIQYKSCGDGDTCDIRNQPSPTSPNSTGWSSEPQSFLSSEPSSPAPTSTGECSMSISLISNDGAPSYSGAPKFPTTPGLDLDFNDFCMNIDQENHEGRGSVSYTDYYSNEDGQIRKGPSYTSTTQKTVVSSDDLPIDTVDDDEEHTLTLRQTEAQKKQDVKLLFEQVENPNATKSTVGYKKIGRFRVESMEISDDDVRIKEPSSVCSSSDKNKLLTLQKMETTNVERGPTHRSKETRHKRKNFSRSQSVSTPKTFVAKSDTNFSFKSVKSKESFSAMTDKDLEKWKLSKTKSDPSTSCTETQKEPILTMASSLTDSPSVTIGFDIQDEKNE, encoded by the exons GCCGAACTGTCAGAAGGGTGTGGTAATGATGATGCGTGTATGGGGGGTACTGAACTTGAAGGAGAAGGGAAACAAGTTCTGGTTGGAATATGTGCAATGGCTAAAAAATCGCAGAGTAAAccgatgaaagaaattttaacacGACTTGAagaatttgaatatattaagATTGTTGTATTCCCAGAAGAAgttattttaaaa GAATCAGTAGAAGATTGGCCTATAGTTGATTGTTTAATAAGTTTTCATAGCAAAGGATTTCCTCTTGATAAAGCTATTAATTATGCTGATCTTCGAAATcctttcataattaataatcttccAATGCAATATGACATTcaa gaTCGTAGAAGAGTCTATGCTATACTAGAAAGTGAGGGTATAGAAATTCCACGGTATGCTGTATTAGATAGGGATTCTGCTGATCCAAAAC AACCCATTTCAGATCACGAGTTAGTTGAATCCGAGGATCATGTTGAAGTCAATGGGGTTATTTTTAACAAACCATTCGTGGAGAAGCCTGTATCTGCTGAAGAtcataacatttatatttattacccAACATCTGCTGGTGGAGGTAGTCAAAGATTATTTagaaaa aTAGGAAGCCGTAGTAGTGTATACTCTCCAGAATCTCGAGTTCGGAAAACAGGCTCTTATATTTATGAAGATTTTATGCCCACTGATGGTACAGATGTAAAAGTATATACTGTAGGTCCTGATTATGCACATGCAGAAGCTAGAAAAAGTCCAGCATTAGATGGTAAAGTTGAAAGAGATTCAGAAGGCAAAGAAATTCGTTATCCTGTTATATTGAGTAAtgctgaaaaattaataagtagAAAAGTTTGTTTGGCCTTTAAACAAACAGTTTGTGGTTTCGATTTATTAAG AGCAAATGGACAGTCATTTGTTTGTGATGTTAATGGATTTAGCTTCGTAAAAAATtccaataaatattatgatgATTGTgcgaagatattgggaaatatgATATTAAGAGAATTAGCACCAACTTTACATATTCCATGGAGTGTACCATTTCAGTTAGATGATCCACCTATAGTACCAACTACGTTTGGCAAAat GATGGAACTACGTTGCGTTGTGGCGGTCATAAGGCATGGTGATAGAACACCAAAGCAGAAGATGAAAGTAGAAGTTCGTCATCCTAA GTTTTTCGAGATATTTGCAAAATATGATGGTTACAAACATGGTCATGTAAAATTGAAGCGACCGAAACAATTACAAGAAATATTAGATACCGCACGTAGTTTGTTAGCAGAAATACAGCATCGTGCAGCAGGTCCTGaattagaagaaaagcaaGGGAAATTAGAACAGTTAAAAAGTGTACTAGAAAT GTATGGTCATTTTTCTGGTATAAATCGTAAAGTACAAATGAAGTATCAACCACGTGGGAGACCGAGGGGAAGTTCTTCCGACGATGGTAACAATCATA atcGACTGGGAGAACCATCTCTTGTTCTAATACTTAAATGGGGCGGCGAATTAACACCAGCTGGACGTATTCAAGCCGAAGAATTAGGAAGAATATTTCGTTGCATGTATCCTGGTGGTCAAGGTAGACACCTTAGTG aGGAAGACACAGAGATGTTACCAAATCACG GTGAATATGCTGGAGCTCAAGGACTAGGTTTACTTCGTCTTCATTCTACATTTCGTCATGATTTAAAGATATATGCAAGTGATGAAGGAAGAGTTCAAATGACTGCAGCTGCTTTTGCAAAGGGATTACTTGCATTAGAGGGTGAACTTACGCCAATTTTGGTGCAAATGGTTAAAAGTGCGAACACAAATGGACTTCTTGATAACGATTGTGATAGCAgcaaatatcaaaatat GGTTAAAACTCGTTTACACGAATTATTACAACAAGACAGAGAATTTACTCGTGAAGATCGAGAACAAATTAATCCAGGAAACGCATTAAGTATCAATGCAGCCAtggattttgttaaaaatccTGTTAGATGTTGTCAACATGTTCATGCACTGATTCAAAAACTTATGGATATCGTACGCATAAAAAAGGATGATCCAAAGACAAAAG acgCAATACTTTATCACGGAGAAACGTGGGAATTAATGGGACGTCGCTggggaaaaatagaaaaagatttttgtacgaagaacaaaagatttgatatatcaaaaattcCAGATATTTACGATTGCATTAAATATGACTTGCAGCATAATAATCATACCTTACAATTTGATCATGcagaagaattatatatttatgcgaAATATCTTGCAGATATTGTTATACCTCAg gaaTATGGATTAACTGTACAAGAAAAGCTTACAATAGGTCAAGGTATTTGTACGcctcttttaaaaaaaataagagcaGATTTACAGAGAAATATTGAAGAGTCTGGAGAAGAAACAGTTAATAGATTAAATCCAAG ATATTCCCATGGTGTTTCAAGTCCTGGTCGACACGTACGTACGAGACTATATTTTACAAGTGAAAGTCACGTACACTCTTTGCTTACCGTCTTGCGTTATGGTGGCTTGCTTGAT GTAGTAAAAGATGAACAATGGAGAAGAGCCATGGAGTATGTCAGTATGGTTTCTGAATTAAATTACATGTCACAAATTGTAGTTATGTTATATGAAGATCCAACTAAAGACCCTAGTTCAGAAGAACGATTTCACGTTGAACTACATTTTAGTCCTGGTGTTAATTGTTGCGTTCAAAAAAATTTACCACCTGGACCAGGATTTAGACCACATTCTCGTAACGAAAGTAGTCACAACATG GGAGAAAGTGGTGGTTCTGGACAAGATAGCGTGTCACAATGCAGTACACGtatagaagaggaagatacTGAATTAAGCATTCTAGAGGATGAGATAATAAATCCACCAGTACAAGCT gaAACTTCTCCTACTGTGGGACATGATGTCGTAGATTCAACGTTAGATAGTCCTACAACTAGTAGAGGTATCGATATGATGGATTTGGATCCTAATATGATGGACGAACCATATGATAGTGGATTTTTACAAAGTTCCGCACCTATTCCGATTAGGCATGTAATGCGTATCAA TGCAAGAACAGTCGCTGGTCACGAAGCCGCAAGACTTGGTAGTCAATTAGCAGCTAGTCAAAGACAGAGACGTGAAAGAGAAGCAAGTGTTATGGTGGAACCACGTGCTCGTAGCTATGATCATCAACATCAAGAAAAGGCTGAAAAGG CTGCGGACAAGCTGCAGTATCAGAGCTTGGACGCGGTCAACAAAGAAG CAAGGCGCCACCGTCACAGTATCTCCGGACAGATGAGTTATTTCAAGCTGCTGGGATATAACGTTAGCAAGAAGTTGACCGGCTCAACAAACAGTCTCTTCAGTACTGCAGTAATCAGTGGATCTTCCAGTGCTCCGAATCTTAAAGATATGATTCCACCGCATGCTATGATTCCACCACATGTTGCtg CGATAGAAGGTTTTGGCGGCGTTCCTCCGATAAGACCATTGGAAACCCTTCATAATGCATTGTCTTTGCGTCAACTGGATTCATTTCTTGAAATGATGACAAGTGCACCTTTGTTTCGAACTCCTGCTTCTTCACCTCCAAAATATCCATCACCTGGGGGCTCAGTCAATCCAAATCTTAACGTAGGAGGCATTAGTCGCGAGTACCAATCTTCCGACTTGGAAGCCGTCAGGTACtgtaagaaattaaataaagtacCCTT GTATATAACACCAACTCCAATTCAATACAAATCTTGTGGCGATGGAGACACGTGTGACATCAGAAATCAGCCATCACCCACAAGTCCAAATA GTACAGGATGGAGTAGCGAACCACAATCATTTCTATCTTCCGAACCATCATCCCCTGCACCAACATCGACAGGAGAATGCAGTATGTCTATCAGTTTAATTAGTAATGATGG AGCACCATCATACAGTGGAGCCCCAAAGTTTCCCACAACTCCAGGTCTTGATCTtgatttcaatgatttttgtATGAATATAGATCAAGAGAATCACGAAGGTCGGGGTAGTGTTTCATATACAGATTATTATAGCAACGAAGACGGTCAAATCCGTAAAGGTCCATCTTATACAAGTACTACGCAAAAGACAGTAGTTTCATCGGACGATCTTCCTATCGATACAGTTGATGACGACGAAGAACATACATTAACGTTGCGTCAAACCGAAGCACAGAAAAAGCaagatgttaaattattattcgaacaaGTAGAAAATCCTAATGCGACAAAATCAACTGTtggttataaaaaaataggaag ATTTCGCGTTGAGAGTATGGAAATATCAGATGACGACGTTAGAATCAAAGAGCCTAGCAGTGTATGTTCATCTTCGGATAAGAATAAATTACTTACCTTGCAAAAAATGGAAACTACTAACGTAGAAAGAGGTCCAACTCACAGAAGTAAAGAGACCAGGcataaaaggaagaattttTCACGATCGCAAAGCGTGTCAACGCCAAAAACGTTTGTTGCTAAATCTGATACAAATTTTAGTTTTAAATCCGTCAAGTCTAAAGAAAGCTTCTCAGCAATGACAGATAAAGATTTGGAGAAATGGAAATTAAGCAAAACCAAGTCAGATCCTTCTACCTCATGTACAGAAACTCAGAAAGAACCGATATTAACTATGGCTAGCAGTTTAACAGATAGCCCTAGTGTAACTATTGGATTTGACATACAAGATGAAAAAAACGAATAG